caaacaacaattttaaacatttaaatgttattaacatgatgcgaatgacatgtgcaagtttatgcaagttttatggaaatgttgataagagcattatgaagcatttgtcatcgtggcggaaacaaaagggatgccacgacaacgacaacggaaaaggtgccacggcaacattccagttccgacaactcattgagacgtcggtgcaaaagaaaatgTGGCGGGAGCGTGTAAAAGATGgtgggggtgatcccggttaccgggttcccacgggtcgacgacggtgacaaggcaaaagaggggcaacatgcaccgacaattcgagcatggagcaagcacgagcatctcatacatcacacatgcattcgttcacgggcgctcgtctcggggttataccttcgaagcgtgcgttatcggaggggttcgagttcgatgcggtgtaggggaagtagacgttctcgggacattcgtagtggaagtagtcgctcTCGCACGCTCTAGGGTTGACGGTAGAGGTTCTTGCGATCTcgacgatggtagtggtacatgtttatcgtagcacgagtttccgtagatgttcggggtcacggctaTGAACTTGATGCATCGTTGAGCTTGGCGTCCGAGGAATTCCGCGTAGTCGTACACGAGccatagtcgaacttgacggttctGTTACACGGTTCTTCGGAGAAGGTAGTTGTTCTCGGTTCGGAGACGAGCTTGACGGATCCAAGGGCTCCGGCCATCGGGGTACTTGGCGCAACGCCGTGTAGTCGtacacattccgtagatgttcatgtcatcggtgtcggggtacttggggtcttcggactttccggtcccgttcttgcgacggcagtcgttcacgttcgttcggagaggtacttggtcttgcgaagaggtacttggcggtagtggtacttggcgcaAATCCACGGAGACGGTCTTGGCAGGCAACGAGCAGTGACACGGTCGATAGCAGCTTCGCTGGAACAGGGGAACGATGAAGGCGCAGGAACGGCGGGCCTCCGGCGTGGCAGGGATCTTAGGTGGCTGCGGCTGGATGGGTTCGAGCACTGCTgcggggagctcctctcccgtATGGCGCGTCGCGCGAGGCTGAGTCCACCGGAAGGAGGAGGTCAGGCGCTGCTCGAAGCATCAAGGGGGCGGCCATGGCGCTTGGAGCTCCTGTTGGCGGCAACGAAGAGAGGCGGTGGCGTCGTAGGCCGGCGGGCACTTGAGGGCACGGGGCGGTGCAGGGATCCTGCGGCATGAGATGAACGGCGCAGCTCGAGCTTGAAGGGGAACGAGGCAGCGAGGGGCTGGCTGGCGACGACTCTGCTCCAGTGGGCGTGCGGCTCCCGGCGGAGCTCGGGCTCCCGGTGAGGAAGACgaacggggaggaggagagagggggattgTGCAGCGTGCGTTGCATGAGGGAGAGAGCGAAAGGAGGGAGTAGGGATTGAGAGGAAGGGAAACGAGGTGGGAGGCAGCGCTAGGAGATCGAAGAGAGAGGAGGGGGGATCGAGCACGTCTCGTGGCTCGATGCGTGCGTATGGGTGTTGGCGGCGGTGGAtgaggacgagagggagagggagtcggGCTCCCTGGTGCCTAGGGTTGGGTTAGGTTAGGTGGGCTTAGGGTTAACAGGGGAAAgactgggccttggccttgggccgaatgggccggcctagctatagGTTGCGGCTGGCGCAGCAGGGGAGGCccagctagctctcttctctctcctcttgctTCTAAAAAAACAGAGAAGTAGAAGAAAGGaaaaaggagagaagagaaggttggAAGAGGAATTTGGACAAGCGGTTAATTTTCTTGGACTAAACAAAAATAAGTTTGACCCAAGAAAATTAGAAACGGCAAGATTGAAAGATATAAAtttaaactcatttgaatttaattcaaatgggtttaaactgggacttggtaaaaggaaggtccaaaaatgttgaggtttttggTGGAATTCCGGAAAACGACGAAAGAATTTACGGACAAGGTTCGAGATTAAGaagcgagataacaaaggcatggggaaattttgcaagtgtgttttaggtgattccataagaatggattatttatcatagctccctaatattgggagggtatgttataaagagaactcaccatgtgaattccctcggtttaaatggatcgaagatccatacgatttatttagttgagttaagaaaaagaaaagacatgatggcatgatgacatgatgcaatgcacacgatgcaaagatgaatgcaacagacgaaacaaatcacacaacgaaacccGAAAACCCTGGAAGACATCTGaaactccggtcttggggcgttacagtatTACTGGAGAAAACAAACTTAGGGTGGACCCTCCCACTCCATGCGCGAGCTGGCTCTGTCCCTGATAAATAACACccctagggcatcgtttagacccatTTTTGTTTAGTTAAAATTTATCCATTATTACAACTTCATGTAAACTCAAGTGTCCAACGACCGCTAGCGCAATACTTAGATTGTTATTATTAATTCTTACTTATTCTTAGTTGCACCTATGgattagaccttcgtggtcaggctaacCGTGCTTCCAGCGTCATTAGTAACTTTGAGAAGATTGGTCAAGGGATTGCTAAGACGCACCATCTAGTGTTTGGTGTATAATTCGGTTAAGGTTGATTTCCACCCAAATCAAACAAGTTCCACTCATCAAAAGATCAAGATAACCTTGTTCTTATCACCAACCGAAACACCATAGACAAAAGAATAGTGACATTATAACAAGAATGCCCACAGATGTAGGAATACaataagagaagaaaaaaaaatctacAACTTGTACCATACCAAGCAATAAAAAAAGTGAAAAGGTAATTCTACAAGCCCAAGATAACAAAATGGGTGAGCTTGTCGTCCACTACTTTGCGCCCTAGGCACATAATTCGATCCACCATTGCTATATGTCCCTCAGTGCAAGCAATAACAATGAAGCGCCCACAAAGGTCCCGCATGGGATGTACTAGTAGGCAATGCGGGGTGCGAGCAATAATAACGAATCGCCCTCAAACAATTATGTAAATAATTTTTAAAATTACACAAACAAATTTTAAGAAGGTTTAAATACTTTTTAAAAATATGTAAACATTTTAAATAAGTAAACATATTTAAAATTACAAGAACATTTTGTAAGTATGAATACACGTTCTGaaatattcatgattttttaaatatATAAATTGTTTTTAAATCACACGACCATTTAAAAAACATAATATTTTTATTTTAACTCTTATTGGAATACATGAATATATTTTACTTacataaatattttaaatataaataaataaaatttagACACATGAAATAATAATAAGTTTCATTAATGTTTTTGTAaatacattttttgaaatttgtgaaccctTTCTGAATATATGCGAATATTTTTATAACACACAAATATTTAGAATATTTTTCATAAGCTTTTATGCAGAAGAAAAACCTTACTACTTTGATAAGCTTCAATGAGCTCGGCCATGTAGCCCTGCAGGCACGCTTGTTATTAGACGCTCTATGCGTTATATAGCAGCACTGGTTGGCGTTGATCCGCACTCCCTCCGTCACCGAAAACAAGACATATAAGTTTTACCTCAAAAATCAAACTGTGAAATGTTTGACCAATGTTGTAGAAAAAAACCATCAACAGTACAATACAAAAATTACTGTCACTAACTACAcaacaaaatactccctccgttcctaaatataagtctttttagacatttcaaatggacaacaacatacggatgtatatagacatattttaaagtgtagattcactcattttactccgtacgtagtcacttgttggaatctctagaaagacttatatttaggaacggaaggagtatatgTTTATATTATATCTATTTAGTATCGTGGTTGTTGATAGTTTTTCCAATAAACCCGGTCAAACTTTGCATCATGGCTTGAGATAAAATTTATAGAACTTATTTTAGGAGACGGATGAAGTGTAATTTAGCATGCATCCTCTGATCCTTATACCTGAaatcataccttttgcctcctctccCACGCCGTATTGTTGAGAAATGTTACCTACTGTTACATCGTGGACACCAGGTTACCAGTTCGTCAACACTTGTGATGTGATAAATTTATAAGACGGCCACCAGCATCATGGCAAGAACCTGGATATTCAAATACATTACAAAACACCTAGTTGCAATACACCAATATGCCCTCCTCAATCATCATCATAAATAGATAATTGTCAAAGGCTGAAGGCATCTTAATTTCTCTGAACCACTCCTTTTCGGTGAATTGTGCTGTATGGCCTATGGGAATATGGACTAATCTTGCTGCACTTGCATCCTTTACcattaaaagaaaaggttgtctgaaAATGGGTTCAGCTAAGAGCTGTAAAAACATTCAGACTGACAGTTGTTTCTGATTATTCTATGGACATCATCGGCAGTCCAGTCTCCAAATATCACGCTGGACGATATACTGACACCTGTAAGTTGACAAGAATCGACCAATTTTCTTTTGCAGCTAAATGCTCAGCAACATTCAGAATGAAAATTATTTCTGATCATCCTATTGTAGCTTCCTTTGGTGCAAAAATAGCAACAGCGAACCAAAATCAATCAGTCAAGTAAATAGGTTCGACAAAACCGAAGGAAAATCAAGTAATATTTATCATTTGATAATTGAAGGAATAACTCATATATAAGAATATAAGAAATTAGGGCTTGTACATCTTACATACACCATAATTTGCAACAAGACATAAATTCTCTTTTACATAACCCAGTACCATAATTTGCAACAAGACATTAATTCTCTTTTACACAACCCATTAAACATATATGTAACATTGTTGTAATGATTCAAATTTATAACCAGATCAATGATGAAGTTATGCTAAACCTTCATCACTTCTGAACATTTTCAACCCATATCCAAAAGGGAATAAGGGATCATAGTTAGCATCTCCAACATTTATAGGCAGTTGATCAGAAGACCTAAACCACGATACAGGCAATGTACCCACGAAATCATGATCTCCAAAGAGGCAATCAGTAATTCCCATGCCCTCACTTCCAGGTAGCCAGGCAGCAACTAGAGCATCTATCTTCTCCAGAACTTGTGGTTCAATGACCAAAGGCCTTCCAGATACAACAACCACTAGAGTAGGGACTTTACTAGCAACACGAGTAATCAGGTCTGAACCATTAAATGGGATACTAAGGCCAGTTCTATCTCCCAACCCTTCAGCATAAGGAACCTCACCAACTGCAACAATAGCATAAGAAAATTCTCCGCTTTCAATAATAGCCTCTGTTGGGCATTCTTCATACACAACTTCAGTTTCCACACTGACGGATTCTTGTATGGCCTCCAATATACTTGTACCTGTTGGTTTAGATAGCATAAATAGATGTTTCTTAACAAAATATGGCCCAGGGTGCAGATTTTATACTGCTTGTACTAATGAAGCTAAAACTCTTTTTTTATATAAATAGAATAAATAAATTTAATCAAAAGCAGTGATGCATGGCTCAAAAACATTGTGCTATCCGCATGTTAAGGAGCCATTGTGGCTGAACATAATTTTCCACAGAATTGGTTAGTTCAGTAATGATTGGCTAGTAACTGTTCATGGTAGCTTGCACTGTGGAAACTCTAAGCAGTTGTTTGGCTCTCAAATGGTAAATTAGTATCCAAgtgtctcttttatttattttttgacttTCAGTACAAACCAAGCAATGCCTTTATAGTCTAAAAATAAAAACAACCataatataatactccctccgtcccaaaataagtgtcttaaccttagtacaactttgtactaaagctagtacaaagttgagacacttattttgggacggagggaatacttgaACAGTCCACTGCAAACATCTTATATTTGAACTTAGAAGCAATAATTTCACATCTATAGTCATCATGGCAGTTAAAAATATGGCATAACTACTTAGTGGTTGGAATCTCCAAGGAGCGGACACACAAAAAAAAAATCTGAGGATCAGCAGTTTCTTCAGTACCAAGGCATTGGTAAGTGGATCCTCAAACAAATAAAATCATCCCGACATATTCCTGCAAAGCTGAGTTTTTGCTTACCAAGGGTTATCTTTCCACTGTCTCCATGCCAAGCTATTGTCCATCCACCGCACTGATATCCAATATTGTCAGCATGTGTCCCTGCAACAAGTATTCTTTTTGCATTTTTTGCCAATGGAAGGAAATTCTGCTTCTTGCCATTTTTCAGAAGTACCAAAGACTTTCGAACAGCCTCACGTGCCAGCAGCCGATGCTCCTGAAAGGTAAACAATTTAGCACATCGTATATGGTCACCAATATGTGAGACGATAGAAGCAGAAGAAAAAATCTAACAATTTCACAGTAACAGCGAAAACATAGGTAGGCGAACATGCATGCTACCTTACAACCAACTACATCTAGTAGAGACGGATCTGAAAATGGATGCTCAAACACTCCAGATATGAACTTAACCCTTAGAATCCTCTCAACAGCATCATCAATTCGTGACATTGGTATCTCCCCTGTCTCCACCAAGAACACAAGATCTTCCAAGAATTTCTCAAATCTGTGAGGTATCATAATCTGTAGACTGATCAGAAAATACAAAAGAACGAGTCGCTTGAGAATATATCTTAAATGACCACATGATAACCAATACCATATCCATCCCAGCATTAACTGATTGCGCGACGCAATAGCGATAATCAGACCCTCGAGGCTCACAAAGCCTGTCAATACCCTCCCAGTCTGACACCACAAACCCCTGAAACACATGATGTCATGTTCACAAAATCATTCTTACTATTCAGAGCCGAGGTTTGCATGAATACAACAATAAAAACAACATAGGCTCTACTACCTCGAAGCCTAACTTGCCCTTTAGAACATCCGTGAGCAAATGGCAGCTGGCATGTAACGGCTCCCCGTTCCACTGAGAGTAGGATGCCATGACTGTCGCCACCCCTTGAGCTATGCAATCAGGGTATGGTTTCGTGTGGATCCTCTCCAAATCCTCCGTCGAGCAAATGGCATTCCCCTCATTGACCCCCTTGTCAGTGCCACCATCCCCTACGAAATGCTTGGCACAAGCAAGCACATTGTCCCTGCAAATCACACAGACCCATTTCAACAAACGGGTTGCGGGCAATATACGGAAATCACACTACTAAATCTCACCACTGGAATTACCTGACCGAAGCGAGGAACGGGTAACCGTGAGGGTGGTCTGCCGGTGGCTGGCCCTGCAGGCCAGTGACAATCGTGGTCAACGAGCGCACGATCTCCGGGTCCTCGCTGTAGCTCTCGTAGCATCTCCCCCACCTCGGATCCCTACAGACCTGTACACCGTCCACCAGACCAAACGCACATCAGAAGGACACCCCAAACAGATACCACCGGTTGATTCGGATGCTCTTTTTGTACTATTTGAATTTTTACTCACGGCGACGCAGGGTGCGAAGGCCCAGTGGATGCCGGTGGCGCGGACCTCGAGCGCCGTCGCCTCGCCGATCTTCCGCACGAGCTCCGCATCCCTGGAAGGAAGGAAGTCAACGCGGTGCGGTTCGTAAGCTCCTTTTTTTTTATCCAAAGGAGGCCTAAAACAGAGCGCGGCGAGTGCGGCGGCGTGGTCAACGGACGTCATGTACAGTGAGAGGTGAGCGAGTGGGTACCTGGAGGCCCCGAGGCCGACGTTGTGGGGGAAGACGGTGGCGCCGAAGACGTTGTTGTGGCCGTGGACGGCGTCGGTGCCGTAGAGGATGGGGACGGCGAGGCGGGAGGAGAGGGCGAGGCGCTGCATGTCGTCGACCATGCGGGCCCAGTCGGCCGGGGAGGCGCGGTCGCGGGGCGCGCTGCCGCCGGCGTTGAGGACGCTGCCAGCGGCGAGCTCCGCGAGGGCGCGGGGCGACACCACGGTGCGCTCGATCTGGGCCATCTGGGCCGCCTTCTCCCGCAGCGTCATGCGGCCCAGCAGGTCGCGCACCCGAGCCTCCACCGGCGCCGACGCGTCCTTGTACAGCGGCCGCTCGCCTTGCGCCGCCGCCATGCGGACAAGCAGAGGCGAGGCGAGTGGACTGTGGGAGAAGGGGAGATAGATCGGGCTGGCGAGGAAAACGAGGCTCACTGTCTCACTGTCACTCGCGCCACTTACAGATAGCAGGTGGTTCAAATGCACGGGCCTTTCCAGGAGAGAATATTTGGCGGAAACCAAGTTGCAATGGTAAAATATCAAGTTCGAAAGTTTAGGAGGGTGATATTCTATTAGCATGTGAAATTTCAAGTTCAAACATAAATTCATTACAAGAGACATGCAAAAAAATCCACAATAAATAATGACACTTACCGCTCGGCACTATTTATTATATTAAATTTCTTATGTTAATACCTGTTTGAACTTGGAATTTCACGTGTTAATAGAATAACACCTTCTTAACATatactatttttttagaattttttgaaacttTGAAAAATAGTTTTCATGTGTTTTAATGTAGTTTGGTTTCGGTATGATATTCTCTCTTATGTTGGTGTGCTAGGCTGAGCCAGGTGTCGAATTTTCCCATTTGAAAAAAGTGAATAAGCATTAAGCATTGCAAGCGAAAAAAATGCAAGTAAACTCTTTTTTAAATAGTCACGAGGAGTAAATCCTTATGTGAATATTTTTCATTTGCCGTTGCCTATGAGGCATTGCAGCCTCTACAAAGAGATGTTCAAATGAACCGGAGCTCACGGGTATTACAGGAGAAAAGTCAAAAGATACACACGCATGCAGAGGAAAAAAAACAAGGGGTCACTCCGAGAACCTTTGAAGACACATGTATTGCCAGTTTAATCAAACTGCTTCGGTCAGCCGAGACATACCGAAAGGCAACACACATCAGAGACTGCACTACCTCACGACACATGTGTTGCTGGTGTGGCTGAAAGGTCATGCGCGGTTGAGATGACACCAAGACGCATGTGCGCCACCGTCGGGCGACAAGGGCATCACAAGGCAAAGACACACCGGTAGAGCACTCTCGCATGGAGCACCCTCACCGCACATAAGAGTCATCGTCGTAGTCAAAAGGAATACACCACCAAATGCAACCCCAACCCCACCTAGGTCTGATTTAACCGTAGAGCGGGCTAACTGAGAGCCCGTGGATAGACCTTCCACGTCAGAAACGCCATAGAACTTGGACATGGATCCAACTTATGAGCCTAATAACAACACACGAGGAtccaccaccaccactgccatGGCTTGCTCCGCATCGGAAAGAAGACCACCCGCATGGCCGCCATCTGCAAATCCATGAGGCTCAGCAGCACAAACGGAACATCATCCTCTGTCACTAATAACAAGACATTGGTCGCTTAACGATACATCTCAAATGTATTTATATtttttgtttgtttcatgctaGTGTTATATTATATTTGCATAATATCGGCAtcatttttaatcatttttctgaACTAACATATTAATTCAGTTCCCAGAGCCAGTTACTGTTTCCTGTTTTTTTGAACTATTTCAGAAAATCAATTTTTGGGGACGAAAAAAATCAGGAAAAGTTACACCAATAAGTTCCATATCAAGAAGCTTGCAAAGGGAACCGGAGCCACGGAAAGAGACCCTGATTACCTTGGATCCAGTTTTGGACGTAGATAGTTTTTTTTACCTGGAGTGACCCTAGGTTATCGAACCTGCGGAAGTGATGCTTAATTAGCAAGGTGATTTCTGCAAGAACTTGTTACTAAAAGAGTTGTAGTTTCCCTGGCCAAATCACACATGTTGTAAGAAGAAACAATAATAATGAAATGGGCCAGGGCTTAAGGTTTTACCTACAGCCATAGTCACGCTCGAAATCCTATCAAGATAAACAATATGCCATTGATAAAGATTCTAAAAAAAATGCCACTTATTAACATGTCTATATGGGCGATCCGTCCAAATAACCCGACGACCGACTATCGCCGCATTGAGGTTGTTCTATTGTCCAACCGGGGCCCTTTTTTATAAAGTAATAATCAGACCAATGCATTGGTTGTTTAATGACCGCAACTTATATACCCCAGAGACTAGGTTCCAGCTATCGTACTAATCTTATTATTAACAAATTCTTTTTTATAATGCAACAAGCATTAGCTTGAGCATATAATATATAAACTGGTAATACGATAGATATTAAATTAGGAATATTTCAAAGCGATATCTGGATATCACACAAAAACTCAAAAGGAAGTCCCTTTGGATCTCAAGAAAGTACCCGCTACGGTCTGCAGATTCAAAAATAAGGAGAAAGTGCAATTGTAAACCATTGACCATCCATTAGTGCTTTGTCTATAAAGTTTATTCCAAATGTTTGTACAGACAAAGAAATGGAGGACCCACTCACAAAAAAGGGAAATAAATGGAGGGGCCATTCACAAAAAAACAATAAAATTGAGGGCCTTTTGCATTTGGGAAAAATGGTCCCTTGGCATATGCTTGTTTGTCCAGAAGAAAGGCTATACAAAATGCAGTGCTCACGAATCCCAACAAGTTGCATCGCTTCACTTCCATTTCTTCTTTGATGTAGGACAACCATTTTCCCCACCAACGCACCAAACAAGAAAGAGAAGAATTTTACTACTCCTCTCATAATATACATGGCCTTCTAAATCCCGGCCCGATCGGCTCGACCCGACCTGGCTCGGTCTTGCCCACGGCTTGGGCCTGGGCCTAAATTTTGAGCTCGGAGGCTAGGATGGACCGGGCTTGGGCTTTGCATATGTGtgttttaaggaagaggcccgaccCGCTTTTCCATTAATGGGTCGGGCTTGGGTCTGAAATCTAGGCCCGAAGGCCTGGCCTGGCCCTAGGTTTTCTGCTGCGAGCTTTTTAGGCACAACTCAAAGCCCGGCCCAGCAGGACTTATGGACAGGTATAACAGACAGTTCTCACTTTTTTTAGACTCTTGCATACTTTAATTGTCTCGTGGTTTTTTGGTGAAAGAATTGCCATTCGCATGTACTTTATGATTTAGTTTGTTCAAGGCTTATGACAACAGGTTCATAAATTTCATTTGTATTTAAAGATGCAGTACTACCTACGCAAAATTGCAATAAGAGATACATAGAGACAAATGTGTTGGATATATTTTACATGAGTTAAGTGTAGTATTGTGTCATGCATTCTTCAGATATTTGATAGCAACCGTTTGTTTTTTAATAGGATGAACTAAGAGAATTAAATTCGTCATGAACATAGGACTCCAAACTTATATGTTTACTTTTTTATAATGTGGAATATTGATATTAACTCATACTTTGGTTATGTAAGCTACGTGCAAtacatgtgtactttgctagtttaAAGACAAGTCTATTACAAGTCGTAAGAATTATTGTGCTTTAGTCCATTTTACAATTTCTAGTCATTCCTAGGAAATCCCAGAAGCCCATATGACTCATTCATGCATGACAAGGGAGTGTGAAAAGTTTAACCCTTCCACGATTGTTGAAGGGTGATAGACTAATATATAAAGTGGATTGTTCCGCACATCACAAGAGCCTGAGAAGAAAACTCATATACCTATGCTCCTCCTCCGCAACATCGCCTCGCACGCGTGTCATATTTCATGATAGAGTTGAGCCGAGTCGGTACATTGTGTCTTTCTTTAATAAGTGGGACGGTTTCAACATGGGGCTTATCAGGTTATCGGAGAGTGCTCTCGTTCAACTGTTGAGTTATTCTCCAATGAC
The sequence above is a segment of the Triticum dicoccoides isolate Atlit2015 ecotype Zavitan chromosome 1A, WEW_v2.0, whole genome shotgun sequence genome. Coding sequences within it:
- the LOC119281598 gene encoding beta-glucosidase BoGH3B-like; the protein is MAAAQGERPLYKDASAPVEARVRDLLGRMTLREKAAQMAQIERTVVSPRALAELAAGSVLNAGGSAPRDRASPADWARMVDDMQRLALSSRLAVPILYGTDAVHGHNNVFGATVFPHNVGLGASRDAELVRKIGEATALEVRATGIHWAFAPCVAVCRDPRWGRCYESYSEDPEIVRSLTTIVTGLQGQPPADHPHGYPFLASVRDNVLACAKHFVGDGGTDKGVNEGNAICSTEDLERIHTKPYPDCIAQGVATVMASYSQWNGEPLHASCHLLTDVLKGKLGFEGFVVSDWEGIDRLCEPRGSDYRYCVAQSVNAGMDMIMIPHRFEKFLEDLVFLVETGEIPMSRIDDAVERILRVKFISGVFEHPFSDPSLLDVVGCKEHRLLAREAVRKSLVLLKNGKKQNFLPLAKNAKRILVAGTHADNIGYQCGGWTIAWHGDSGKITLGTSILEAIQESVSVETEVVYEECPTEAIIESGEFSYAIVAVGEVPYAEGLGDRTGLSIPFNGSDLITRVASKVPTLVVVVSGRPLVIEPQVLEKIDALVAAWLPGSEGMGITDCLFGDHDFVGTLPVSWFRSSDQLPINVGDANYDPLFPFGYGLKMFRSDEGLA